A window of Suncus etruscus isolate mSunEtr1 chromosome 4, mSunEtr1.pri.cur, whole genome shotgun sequence contains these coding sequences:
- the LOC126007186 gene encoding disintegrin and metalloproteinase domain-containing protein 20-like — MVIYEEQVRFITQLLLLWLKVLLFHSVLSSVVLSQSQAKPEVMIPLKIFDSAPSKNPSEWVSYRMKFDGQEQVVHMKVTKFLLAKNMPVFTYTDQGALSQDHPFIQNDCYYYGYVQGDLLSQVSLNSCFGGFNGILQKNNTVYKIEPKLNSTTFEHLVYKLVSEQNDLPARRCGSTDDQSQCEFKITKSDHFKELSISKQSGYVGWWLHKRYLRLVIVVDNILYRHYRSNATTTKNILLPVLNIAFANFVQFDLTVTLVGIEIWTDKNPITYNSSIKHVIPFCKWKEKTLSLRISHHLAHLLCRIPGNNIVYYTYRRAICYDILNCAALVIKADHAMNLVAVLISRALAINIGVELDEDYCTCGQKYCIMSKKIEPAHLFSNCSYSQYYEAKTHCLLRLPDTEETFEEKRCGDGKLDEGEDCDCGTISSCANDPCCEANCKLAPGAICAFGLCCRNCKLLPAGTLCRKKENECDLPEWCNGTYHECPQDVYVQGGISCKGGGYCYGKKCKNRQEQCRRIFGNQAKSASLSCYVDVNNKGDRFGNCAYYTNSYTPCPIKDSQCGRLQCVNVNPLSNLQSHSTLISTNISGINCWGIEYHYGAHTPDLGEVEEGTECGENHICVDRRCVPMSYFTNHCSPKKCSMHGICNNRNHCHCDSPWRPPFCYETGNEAGNEAGNEAGNEAGNEAGRVGGGSVDSGPPSGSHQDGGDSTESEDSTQSEGVKHSHICYFLLLLRFIVFLLIFIGVMLKAVF; from the coding sequence ATGGTCATATATGAGGAACAAGTAAGATTTATCACACAGCTACTGCTGCTCTGGCTAAAGGTGCTACTTTTCCATAGTGTATTGTCCTCAGTTGTACTCTCTCAAAGCCAAGCCAAACCAGAAGTAATGATTCCGTTGAAAATTTTCGACTCTGCTCCAAGTAAAAATCCTTCAGAATGGGTCTCTTACAGAATGAAGTTTGATGGCCAGGAACAAGTTGTCCACATGAAGGTAACCAAGTTTTTGTTGGCAAAAAACATGCCAGTATTCACCTACACAGACCAGGGTGCTCTCTCTCAGGACCATCCTTTTATCCAGAATGACTGCTACTATTATGGTTATGTGCAAGGGGACCTGTTGTCCCAGGTTTCCCTCAATAGCTGTTTTGGGGGATTTAATGGAATTTTACAGAAAAAcaacacagtttataaaatagaGCCAAAGTTAAATTCAACCACATTTGAACATCTGGTATATAAGCTGGTCAGTGAGCAGAATGACTTACCAGCTAGGAGATGTGGATCAACAGATGATCAATCTCAATGTGAATTCAAGATTACAAAGAGTGACCACTTCAAAGAGTTATCTATATCAAAGCAGAGTGGATATGTGGGCTGGTGGCTGCACAAGCGATATCTTAGATTAGTAATAGTGGTCGATAATATATTGTATCGTCATTATCGATCTAATGCCACAACTACAAAGAATATACTACTTCCTGTGTTAAACATTGCGTTTGCTAATTTTGTGCAATTTGATTTAACAGTAACTTTAGTGGGAATTGAAATCTGGACTGACAAAAATCCTATAACTTATAACAGTTCAATTAAACATGTAATACCATTCTGTAAATGGAAGGAAAAAACTTTGAGCCTACGCATTTCACATCATTTAGCACATTTACTTTGTAGGATTCCAGGAAACAACATAGTATACTATACATATAGACGTGCAATATGTTACGATATCTTGAATTGTGCAGCTCTTGTGATCAAGGCAGATCATGCAATGAATTTAGTTGCAGTTTTAATTTCAAGAGCACTTGCTATTAACATAGGTGTTGAGCTAGATGAAGATTACTGTACATGTGGgcaaaaatattgtattatgtCCAAAAAAATAGAGCCTGCACATCTCTTCAGTAACTGCAGCTACAGTCAGTATTATGAGGCTAAAACACATTGTCTATTAAGACTACCAGATACAGAGGAAACCTTTGAAGAAAAACGCTGTGGGGATGGTAAGCTGGACGAAGGAGAAGATTGTGACTGTGGGACAATTAGTTCTTGTGCAAATGATCCATGTTGCGAGGCAAATTGCAAACTGGCACCGGGGGCTATTTGTGCTTTTGGACTTTGTTGCAGGAATTGCAAGTTGTTGCCAGCAGGTACATtgtgtagaaaaaaagaaaatgaatgtgatCTTCCAGAGTGGTGCAATGGGACCTACCATGAGTGCCCTCAGGACGTTTATGTGCAGGGTGGGATCTCATGCAAAGGTGGTGGATATTGTTatggaaagaaatgcaaaaaccGCCAAGAACAGTGTAGAAGAATTTTCGGCAACCAGGCTAAGAGTGCAAGTCTTAGTTGTTATGTAGACGTGAATAACAAAGGTGATCGCTTTGGTAATTGTGCATACTATACCAATTCTTACACACCTTGCCCTATAAAGGATTCTCAATGTGGAAGGCTTCAGTGTGTGAATGTGAACCCACTCTCTAATCTGCAAAGTCACAGCACCCTCATTTCAACGAATATCAGTGGCATCAATTGCTGGGGTATTGAGTACCATTATGGGGCACACACACCAGATCTTGGTGAAGTGGAGGAGGGAACTGAATGTGGAGAAAATCATATTTGTGTTGATCGACGCTGTGTCCCTATGTCATACTTCACAAATCATTGCTCTCCTAAAAAATGCAGCATGCACGGAATCTGCAACAATCGAAATCACTGCCACTGCGATTCTCCTTGGCGCCCACCCTTCTGCTATGAGACAGGAAATGAGGCAGGAAATGAGGCAGGAAATGAGGCAGGAAATGAGGCAGGAAATGAGGCAGGAAGGGTTGGTGGGGGAAGTGTTGACAGTGGCCCACCATCTGGAAGTCATCAAGATGGAGGCGATTCAACTGAGTCTGAAGATTCAACTCAATCTGAAGGTGTCAAGCACTCacacatttgttattttcttctgctcttGCGTTTCATAGTATTTCTCTTGATTTTCATTGGTGTAATGTTAAAAGCAGTGTTCTAA